From a region of the Polynucleobacter corsicus genome:
- a CDS encoding DUF2946 domain-containing protein, with protein MNFRKNRLMHWIVALAIAMSALAPAVSQAVSLAKHGQGFAMEICSADGMNMQIQVQTDDQVDLVGAQPCPYCLAQSMINPAFNANLTFQAPQTFALLPQLFYQSPKPLAVWVTPLSTAPPSPA; from the coding sequence CCGTAAAAACCGCCTCATGCACTGGATTGTTGCTCTAGCAATCGCAATGAGTGCGCTTGCGCCAGCAGTTTCTCAAGCGGTATCGCTTGCAAAACATGGTCAAGGTTTTGCAATGGAGATCTGTTCTGCAGACGGCATGAATATGCAGATTCAAGTGCAAACTGATGATCAGGTGGATCTGGTGGGCGCGCAGCCTTGTCCGTATTGCTTAGCTCAGAGCATGATTAACCCAGCTTTTAATGCCAATCTGACATTCCAAGCGCCGCAAACATTTGCTTTGCTGCCACAGCTTTTCTATCAATCACCCAAGCCGCTTGCCGTTTGGGTAACCCCACTTTCTACAGCACCCCCTTCACCAGCCTAA